The proteins below are encoded in one region of Homo sapiens chromosome 2, GRCh38.p14 Primary Assembly:
- the ST3GAL5 gene encoding lactosylceramide alpha-2,3-sialyltransferase isoform 5 (isoform 5 is encoded by transcript variant 11) codes for MTYPEGAPLSDLEYYSNDLFVAVLFKSVDFNWLQAMVKKETLPFWVRLFFWKQVAEKIPLQPKHFRILNPVIIKETAFDILQYSEPQSRFWGRDKNVPTIGVIAVVLATHLCDEVSLAGFGYDLNQPRTPLHYFDSQCMAAMNFQTMHNVTTETKFLLKLVKEGVVKDLSGGIDREF; via the exons ATGACTTATCCAGAGGGCGCACCACTGTCTGACCTTGAATATTATTCCAATGACTTATTTGTTGCTGTTTTATTTAAGAGTGTTGATTTCAACTGGCTTCAAGCAATGGTAAAAAAGGAAACCCTG CCATTCTGGGTACGACTCTTCTTTTGGAAGCAGGTGGCAGAAAAAATCCCACTGCAGCCAAAACATTTCAGGATTTTGAATCCAGTTATCATCAAAGAGACTGCCTTTGACATCCTTCAGTACTCAGAGCCTCAGTCAAGGTTCTGGGGCCGAGATAAG aACGTCCCCACAATCGGTGTCATTGCCGTTGTCTTAGCCACACATCTGTGCGATGAAGTCAGTTTGGCGGGTTTTGGATATGACCTCAATCAACCCAGAACACCTTTGCACTACTTCGACAGTCAATGCATGGCTGCTATGAACTTTCAGACCATGCATAATGTGACAACGGAAACCAAGTTCCTCTTAAAGCTGGTCAAAGAGGGAGTGGTGAAAGATCTCAGTGGAGGCATTGATCGTGAATTTTGA